One Podarcis muralis chromosome Z, rPodMur119.hap1.1, whole genome shotgun sequence DNA segment encodes these proteins:
- the NPDC1 gene encoding neural proliferation differentiation and control protein 1 — protein MSAAPFLRLLLLTPLAWGLLKSCPRSLECALLRREFCLPGSYSCGPCLPQFIEDEDGQCIPKARAASGRASAPNLEEEVDLVADALSKQNNALQDETPAPTGKHPRIGASKSVSSPKGQARRPPATPSLRTEAVKSTPVKTSLSSNDALILGMIVVCTAAGIAALVVAAVCWCRLQKEIRLAQKADYPVQKLPGPPSYDKISPGDKKLAQSAQMYHYQHQKQQMLSMEKNKEEAKVPESASSDEENEDGDFTVYECPGLAPTGEMEVKNPLFDDSSLHSPPTKLHP, from the exons agtcttgTCCTCGAAGTCTGGAATGTGCTTTGCTGCGCCGTGAGTTCTGCCTCCCCGGATCGTATTCCTGTGGCCCGTGTCTCCCTCAGTTCATCGAGGATGAAGACGGCCAATGCATCCCCAAGGCACGggcggccagcg GGCGAGCCAGTGCTCCCAACCTAGAGGAAGAAGTTGATTTAGTGGCAGATGCGCTGTCCAAACAGAATAATGCACTCCAGGATG AAACCCCAGCCCCCACAGGCAAGCACCCCAGGATCGGTGCGTCGAAGTCAGTGTCCTCGCCAAAGGGACAGGCAAGACGCCCTCCTGCAACACCTTCCCTTCGCACAGAAGCAGTCAAAAGTACTCCAGTGAAAACCTCACTCTCGTCAAATGACGCTCTCATTCTGG GGATGATAGTCGTGTGTACAgctgcaggaatcgcagctctgGTGGTGGCAGCTGTGTGCTGGTGCAG GCTGCAAAAGGAAATACGCCTTGCTCAGAAAGCAGACTACCCAGTTCAGAAACTCCCGGGCCCTCCATCGTATGACAAGATCTCA CCCGGCGATAAGAAGTTGGCACAGAGTGCCCAGATGTACCACTACCAGCACCAGAAGCAACAGATGCTCTCCATGGAGAA GAATAAAGAGGAGGCCAAAGTTCCAGAATCTGCATCATCGGATGAAGAAAACGAAGATGGAGACTTCACCGTCTATGAGTGCCCAGGCCTTGCTCCT ACTGGCGAAATGGAAGTGAAGAACCCTCTGTTTGATGACTCCTCGCTGCACTCCCCACCCACCAAGTTGCACCCATGA